The proteins below come from a single Dermatophilaceae bacterium Soc4.6 genomic window:
- a CDS encoding AI-2E family transporter — protein sequence MSPDAPRRPMWIALTPASAKRTATTAILMVAALLLGIWAFGALSSFLFLIVLAWLLSIAMEPPVIWLLRHGVRPRGLATGIVMVGLLVIVVAVLALFGQVFYIQATALGEQFPASMTQAVAWINHRFDTEFDLTKIRTTLDLTPTKIGDLAGRYGGGLLGVFGSLLTFLFDSLTILVFAYYLSADSPKLRQSIGSWLQPRYQLVLTRVWEIAVEKTGGYVISKVVLASLSAIFHAGFFWAINVPFWLPLGLLAGIVGQFIPTIGTYIGVLLPALFTLLDKPINALWIVLFATVYQQIENYVFTPRISRRTMDVHPAIALAAVFIGAALFGPIGAIIGIPVAAAAITITDTFRRRHELLPALAELQGGPPPESQEDEPPLEPPQHLPTLGAPEPSGSAS from the coding sequence ATGAGTCCTGACGCCCCACGCCGTCCGATGTGGATCGCGCTCACGCCCGCGTCGGCCAAGCGCACCGCGACCACCGCGATCCTGATGGTGGCGGCGCTCCTGCTCGGGATCTGGGCCTTCGGGGCGCTCAGCTCGTTCCTCTTCCTGATCGTGCTGGCCTGGCTGCTGTCGATCGCGATGGAGCCGCCGGTGATCTGGCTGCTGCGCCACGGTGTGCGCCCCCGCGGTCTCGCCACGGGCATCGTCATGGTCGGGCTGCTCGTCATCGTCGTCGCCGTCCTCGCCCTCTTCGGCCAGGTGTTCTACATCCAGGCCACCGCGCTCGGCGAGCAGTTCCCGGCGTCGATGACCCAGGCGGTGGCGTGGATCAACCACCGGTTCGACACCGAGTTCGACCTCACCAAGATCCGCACCACGCTCGACCTGACCCCGACCAAGATCGGTGACCTGGCCGGGCGCTACGGAGGCGGTCTCCTCGGTGTCTTCGGCTCGCTGCTGACCTTCCTCTTCGACTCGCTGACCATCCTGGTCTTCGCCTACTACCTCTCGGCCGACAGCCCCAAGCTGCGTCAGAGCATCGGCTCGTGGCTGCAGCCGCGCTACCAGCTGGTGCTGACGCGGGTCTGGGAGATCGCTGTCGAGAAGACCGGTGGCTACGTGATCTCCAAGGTCGTGCTGGCCTCGCTGTCGGCCATCTTCCACGCTGGGTTCTTCTGGGCCATCAACGTGCCCTTCTGGCTGCCCCTGGGTCTGCTCGCCGGCATCGTCGGCCAGTTCATCCCGACCATCGGCACCTACATCGGCGTGCTGCTCCCGGCGCTGTTCACGCTGCTCGACAAGCCGATCAACGCGCTGTGGATCGTGCTCTTCGCCACCGTCTACCAGCAGATCGAGAACTACGTCTTCACCCCGCGCATCAGCCGTCGCACGATGGACGTCCACCCGGCCATCGCCCTGGCCGCGGTCTTCATCGGAGCCGCCCTGTTCGGGCCGATCGGGGCCATCATCGGCATCCCCGTCGCCGCGGCGGCGATCACCATCACCGACACCTTCCGGCGGCGACACGAGCTGCTGCCGGCCTTGGCCGAGCTGCAGGGAGGGCCACCGCCCGAGTCGCAGGAGGACGAGCCACCGCTCGAGCCACCGCAGCACCTGCCGACTCTCGGCGCGCCGGAGCCGTCCGGCTCAGCCTCCTGA
- a CDS encoding DUF429 domain-containing protein codes for MHLVGVDLAWGGRRPTGLAVLDGNGHLVHLSSTVSDKSIVASLRPFTTGDVVVGFDAPLVVTNPAGRRPAEAALGADFARFDAGAHPVNTSRPGFEDTPRASQLAAALGLAVGGSSARRAVEVYPHPATISLFRLGRVLRYKQKPGRTFEALRTELLRLTGLLEGLAEASPPLHLQGSASWSALVERIRAAGRKSELRPAEDEVDAVVCAYVALLAARAPERVTTYGDPRTGEILTPTLPAGHVPTPREPREIASATTVSADPTRVAVEAYAARHSSLSAATEFFVDVVTGQLDEAGINYLSVTGRAKAVTSFAGKAARTRTDGSPLYADPLIEITDQVGLRVITYLHEDVEAVADLLTDEYVVLDDRDLGRETADEGRFGYASRHLLVTTDAVEADSAAGQALGGIAAQVQIRTVLQHAWAEFEHDIRYKGSVPPEHVSDLDRRFTLAAGLLELADREFSAIRGRLLSGSAEVPHEDDTTAEDPRIATQDLASFLSGRFAGAGWSRTDHYEWIAGLLLELGITSLDELGGLLSTLDAASIDDRMGYRYPPGAVRRLDDALLAIYDERYVHLHGNVHRVDLLVARRGRLRSDA; via the coding sequence ATGCATCTCGTCGGCGTCGATCTCGCCTGGGGTGGCCGTCGCCCCACGGGTCTTGCGGTGCTCGACGGCAACGGGCACCTCGTCCACCTCTCGTCCACGGTCAGTGACAAATCCATCGTGGCGAGCCTGCGGCCCTTCACCACGGGCGACGTCGTGGTGGGCTTCGACGCCCCGCTCGTCGTGACCAACCCTGCCGGCCGTCGCCCCGCGGAGGCTGCGTTGGGTGCCGACTTCGCCCGCTTCGACGCGGGCGCCCACCCGGTGAACACCTCGCGCCCCGGGTTCGAGGACACGCCACGCGCCAGCCAGCTCGCGGCCGCGCTGGGGCTGGCCGTCGGGGGCTCGTCGGCGCGCCGCGCGGTCGAGGTCTACCCCCACCCGGCGACCATCTCGCTCTTCCGCCTCGGGCGGGTGCTGCGCTACAAGCAGAAGCCCGGCCGCACCTTCGAGGCTCTGCGCACCGAGCTGCTGCGTCTGACCGGCCTGCTCGAGGGCCTGGCGGAGGCGAGCCCTCCGTTGCACCTGCAGGGGTCGGCGTCCTGGTCGGCGCTGGTCGAGAGGATCAGGGCCGCCGGTCGCAAGAGCGAGCTGCGGCCGGCCGAGGACGAGGTCGACGCCGTGGTGTGCGCCTACGTCGCCCTGCTCGCCGCCCGGGCGCCAGAGCGGGTCACGACGTACGGCGACCCGCGCACCGGTGAGATCCTCACCCCCACCCTCCCCGCAGGCCACGTGCCCACGCCGCGAGAGCCTCGCGAGATCGCCTCCGCTACAACGGTATCCGCGGATCCTACTCGGGTCGCCGTCGAGGCGTATGCCGCTCGCCACTCCTCGCTGTCCGCGGCCACCGAGTTTTTCGTCGACGTGGTGACCGGCCAGCTCGACGAGGCGGGCATCAACTACCTCAGCGTCACCGGGCGGGCCAAGGCGGTGACGTCGTTCGCGGGCAAGGCTGCTCGCACCCGGACCGACGGATCACCGCTCTACGCCGACCCGCTCATCGAGATCACCGACCAGGTGGGGCTGCGCGTGATCACCTACCTGCACGAGGACGTCGAGGCCGTGGCCGACCTGCTGACGGACGAGTACGTCGTGCTCGACGACCGGGACCTCGGCCGCGAGACTGCCGACGAGGGTCGCTTCGGCTACGCGAGCCGGCACCTGCTGGTGACCACCGACGCCGTCGAGGCCGACTCCGCGGCGGGACAGGCTCTCGGGGGGATCGCAGCGCAGGTCCAGATCCGCACGGTGCTGCAGCACGCGTGGGCGGAGTTCGAGCACGACATCCGCTACAAGGGGTCGGTGCCGCCCGAGCACGTCAGCGACCTCGACCGCCGGTTCACCCTGGCCGCAGGGCTGCTCGAGCTGGCCGACCGCGAGTTCTCCGCCATCCGGGGACGCCTGCTCAGCGGCTCGGCCGAGGTGCCTCACGAGGACGACACCACCGCGGAGGACCCGCGCATCGCGACCCAGGACCTCGCGAGCTTCCTCAGCGGCCGGTTCGCCGGAGCGGGCTGGTCGCGCACCGACCACTACGAGTGGATCGCGGGTCTCCTGCTCGAGCTCGGGATCACCTCGCTCGACGAGCTCGGCGGGCTGCTGTCCACGCTCGACGCCGCGTCGATCGACGACCGCATGGGCTACCGTTACCCGCCGGGTGCCGTGCGCCGTCTCGACGACGCCCTGCTCGCGATCTACGACGAGCGCTACGTGCACCTCCACGGCAACGTCCACCGCGTCGACCTGCTGGTTGCCCGACGCGGGCGTCTCCGTAGCGACGCCTGA
- a CDS encoding glycosyltransferase encodes MRIVHVANAYAAHSGGIRTAVRALGRGYLAAGHEFVLVTPGEAGGESSSDWGRHVELTGTPVPGSGGYRALTRLAPVREALSALQPDRLEVSDRLTLRALGPWARSVGIPSTVFLHEQLAGVLAAFSPFGPTRWRAVVDRHNAGTVERFDTVVTTTRYAAQELERIGAPSLHVPLGVDLERFSPPPSRVTRPAHEPLLVLCSRLSREKRPDLAVEALTHLAARGVHARLVVAGDGPMRRSLERMARGLPVDFVGHLRVRSEVAHLLGAADVVVAPGPIETFGLAALEALACGTPVVASRTSALAELVVPRAGALVAPEGAAVAAGIAHVLGLPEDERRAAARRRAEEFPWTRTTAALLTLHGAAA; translated from the coding sequence ATGCGTATCGTCCACGTCGCGAACGCGTATGCCGCCCACAGTGGTGGCATCCGCACCGCCGTGCGTGCCCTCGGTCGCGGCTACCTCGCCGCCGGGCACGAGTTCGTCCTCGTCACCCCCGGGGAAGCCGGAGGCGAGTCGTCGTCCGACTGGGGCAGGCACGTCGAGCTCACCGGCACCCCCGTGCCCGGGTCCGGCGGCTACCGTGCCCTCACGCGTCTCGCGCCGGTGCGTGAGGCGCTCTCGGCCCTGCAGCCCGACCGGCTCGAGGTCTCGGACCGACTGACGCTGCGCGCCCTCGGACCGTGGGCCCGCTCGGTCGGCATCCCCTCCACCGTCTTCCTGCACGAGCAGCTCGCCGGGGTCCTGGCCGCCTTCTCCCCCTTCGGCCCGACGCGCTGGCGCGCGGTGGTCGACCGGCACAACGCCGGCACGGTCGAGCGCTTCGACACCGTCGTGACCACGACCCGGTATGCCGCACAGGAGCTCGAGCGCATCGGCGCCCCCTCGCTGCACGTGCCCCTCGGGGTCGACCTCGAGCGCTTCTCGCCGCCTCCGTCGCGGGTCACGCGCCCGGCCCACGAGCCGCTGCTGGTCCTGTGCAGCCGCCTCTCGCGCGAGAAGCGCCCCGACCTCGCGGTCGAGGCGCTGACCCACCTCGCCGCCCGGGGGGTGCACGCCCGCCTCGTCGTCGCCGGCGACGGCCCGATGCGGCGGTCGCTCGAGCGGATGGCGCGCGGTCTGCCGGTCGACTTCGTCGGCCACCTACGCGTCCGCAGCGAGGTGGCGCACCTGTTGGGCGCTGCCGACGTCGTCGTGGCGCCCGGACCCATCGAGACCTTCGGGCTCGCCGCGCTCGAGGCCCTCGCCTGCGGCACGCCCGTGGTCGCCTCGCGGACCTCGGCGCTCGCCGAGCTGGTCGTCCCCCGCGCCGGGGCGCTCGTGGCTCCGGAGGGCGCGGCGGTCGCTGCGGGCATCGCGCACGTCCTGGGGCTCCCGGAGGACGAGCGGCGGGCAGCAGCGCGCCGCCGGGCCGAGGAGTTCCCCTGGACCCGCACGACCGCAGCGCTCCTCACCCTCCACGGCGCCGCCGCATGA
- a CDS encoding methyltransferase domain-containing protein, translating to MTRAASGASGASGESGESSEPSPTRRVAALFDDLADTYDQVGVDFFVPIGAGLVQAVDPQPGERALDLGCGRGAALLPLARAVGPEGHVVGADLSARMVSQCRRVVESADLPGVDGVSRVDLVVADAQDPAWGEADVEGLDVIVSSLVLFFLPDPPIALVRWSRLLRPGGRLGVATFGSPDLAWSRVDEVFRPFLPPGMLDARTSGVAGPFASDEGMERLLTGSGYVQPRTSHLALAVEFADAEQWYRFSMSVGQRAMWLAVPAGQRAEVKEQALARLAETARPDGSLGFVQDVRYTVAQKAD from the coding sequence GTGACCCGCGCGGCGTCGGGCGCGTCGGGCGCGTCGGGCGAGTCGGGCGAGTCGAGCGAGCCGAGCCCGACCCGGCGGGTGGCCGCCCTCTTCGACGACCTGGCCGACACCTACGACCAGGTGGGGGTCGACTTCTTCGTGCCCATCGGTGCCGGCCTCGTGCAGGCGGTGGACCCGCAGCCTGGCGAGCGGGCGCTCGACCTGGGCTGCGGACGCGGAGCGGCCCTGCTCCCGCTGGCCCGCGCGGTCGGGCCCGAGGGCCACGTCGTGGGGGCCGACCTGTCGGCGCGGATGGTGTCGCAGTGCCGCCGCGTGGTGGAGTCAGCGGACCTGCCGGGCGTCGACGGCGTCAGCCGGGTCGACCTCGTCGTGGCCGATGCCCAGGATCCCGCGTGGGGCGAGGCCGACGTCGAGGGTCTCGACGTCATCGTCTCGTCGCTCGTGCTCTTCTTCCTCCCGGACCCGCCCATCGCGCTCGTGCGGTGGTCACGCCTGCTGCGACCGGGGGGTCGCCTCGGCGTGGCCACCTTCGGCAGCCCCGACCTCGCCTGGTCGCGCGTCGACGAGGTGTTCCGCCCGTTCCTCCCGCCGGGCATGCTCGACGCCCGGACGAGCGGTGTCGCCGGCCCCTTCGCCTCGGACGAGGGGATGGAGCGGCTGCTGACCGGGTCGGGCTACGTGCAGCCGCGCACGAGCCACCTCGCGCTCGCGGTCGAGTTCGCCGACGCCGAGCAGTGGTACCGCTTCTCGATGTCGGTCGGCCAACGGGCCATGTGGCTGGCGGTGCCGGCCGGGCAGCGCGCCGAGGTCAAGGAGCAGGCCCTCGCCCGGCTCGCGGAGACCGCCCGCCCCGACGGGTCGCTCGGCTTCGTCCAGGACGTGCGCTACACCGTGGCCCAGAAGGCCGACTGA
- the purM gene encoding phosphoribosylformylglycinamidine cyclo-ligase, translating into MTDAAPITYASAGVDVEAGDKAVELMKAAVARAQRPEVLGGLGGFAGLFDASALTRMTHPVLATSTDGVGTKVAIAQALDRHDTIGFDLVGMVVDDIVVCGAEPLFMTDYIATGRVVPERVAAIVGGIAAACQQAGVALVGGETAEHPGLLAPDEYDVAGAATGVVELADILGPGRVRSGDVVLALASSGLHSNGYSLVRRVVAQAGWALDREVPDFGRTLGEELLTPTRVYAADLLALVRTDGLDVHALSHVTGGGLAANLARVLPAGLSARIDRATWTPPAVFSTIGALGRVPRADLERTLNMGVGFVALLPADQADRAVEVARTRGLSAWVAGGVGVEADIAHEPSHEVVRGAKGVDGGAVQVVGEHPSAS; encoded by the coding sequence GTGACTGACGCTGCGCCCATCACCTACGCCTCCGCCGGAGTCGACGTCGAGGCCGGTGACAAGGCAGTCGAGCTGATGAAGGCCGCCGTCGCCCGGGCCCAGCGGCCCGAGGTGCTCGGCGGGCTCGGCGGCTTCGCCGGGCTCTTCGACGCGAGCGCTCTGACCCGGATGACCCACCCGGTGCTCGCGACCTCGACCGACGGGGTCGGCACCAAGGTCGCCATCGCGCAGGCGCTCGACCGGCACGACACCATCGGCTTCGACCTGGTGGGCATGGTCGTCGACGACATCGTCGTGTGCGGCGCCGAGCCGCTCTTCATGACCGACTACATCGCCACGGGCAGGGTCGTGCCCGAGCGCGTCGCGGCCATCGTGGGCGGCATCGCCGCGGCCTGCCAGCAGGCCGGCGTCGCCCTCGTCGGTGGCGAGACCGCGGAGCACCCGGGCCTGCTCGCGCCCGACGAGTACGACGTCGCGGGCGCCGCCACCGGGGTGGTGGAGCTCGCCGACATCCTCGGGCCGGGGCGGGTGCGTAGTGGAGACGTCGTGCTCGCGCTCGCCTCCAGTGGCTTGCACTCGAACGGCTACTCGCTCGTGCGCCGGGTCGTCGCGCAGGCCGGATGGGCTCTCGACCGCGAGGTCCCCGACTTCGGCCGCACCCTCGGGGAGGAGCTGCTCACCCCTACCCGGGTGTATGCCGCCGACCTCCTCGCGCTCGTGCGCACCGACGGGCTCGACGTGCACGCCCTCAGTCACGTCACCGGTGGCGGACTGGCCGCCAACCTCGCCCGCGTCCTGCCGGCCGGCCTGAGCGCGCGGATCGACCGGGCCACGTGGACGCCGCCCGCGGTCTTCAGCACGATCGGGGCCCTCGGCCGCGTGCCGCGGGCCGATCTCGAGCGCACCCTCAACATGGGGGTGGGCTTCGTCGCTCTCCTACCCGCCGACCAGGCCGACCGAGCCGTGGAGGTCGCGAGGACCCGCGGGCTGTCGGCCTGGGTAGCCGGTGGGGTCGGCGTCGAGGCCGACATCGCTCACGAGCCGAGCCACGAGGTGGTCCGTGGCGCCAAGGGCGTCGACGGAGGCGCGGTGCAGGTCGTCGGCGAGCACCCCTCCGCGAGCTGA
- a CDS encoding DUF4395 domain-containing protein yields the protein MKSAFTFPSVVNEKAARVVASGVVVLAVVALATGWLWLTALMAVGFALRVANGPRWSPLGRLAATVVAPRLGAPRMVAGAPKRFAQAVGLTFTVGASLALALGAPVVTVVLLSVLLVFAALEGGLGFCAGCYVFGLLIRAGVVSDDTCAECADISLRRRPGVTV from the coding sequence ATGAAGTCAGCATTCACCTTTCCCTCCGTGGTCAACGAGAAGGCGGCTCGGGTCGTCGCGTCGGGGGTCGTCGTGCTCGCGGTCGTCGCCCTGGCCACCGGATGGCTGTGGCTGACCGCCCTGATGGCCGTCGGCTTCGCGCTCCGGGTGGCCAACGGGCCGCGCTGGAGCCCGCTGGGCCGGCTCGCCGCGACCGTCGTCGCGCCGCGTCTCGGGGCGCCCCGCATGGTGGCCGGTGCCCCCAAGCGCTTCGCCCAGGCGGTGGGGCTCACCTTCACCGTGGGCGCCTCCCTGGCCCTGGCCCTCGGGGCCCCCGTGGTGACGGTGGTGCTGCTGTCGGTCCTGCTGGTCTTCGCGGCGCTCGAGGGGGGTCTGGGCTTCTGCGCCGGGTGCTACGTCTTCGGGCTGCTCATCCGCGCCGGGGTCGTCTCGGACGACACGTGCGCAGAG
- a CDS encoding glycosyltransferase family 1 protein — protein sequence MKVAIVTESFLPHVNGVTRSVIQVLRHLVTAGHEAHVLTPGDPPLSCEGVPVTGLPSLALPGYPQVRVSLATATRVGRELTRLRPDVVHLASPFVLGGPVVRAAAALDVPVVAVYQTDIPGYAAQYNVAAVTGAAWRRVVSIHERAEVTLAPTATVARSLEAHGVPRVQVWPRGVDTEAFHPGRRRRDAPAPPVRVGFVGRLALEKHVEHLAAVADLPGVELVVVGDGPERESLEQALPTARFTGLLTGAQLSRETADFDIAVQTGPHETFCQAAQEAMASGVPVVAVGAGGLLDLVDNSRTGWLYEPGDLGGLRAHVADLAGDRRKREAMGAAAHESVRHRTWESVCADLVEHYEAVRSVRARRT from the coding sequence GTGAAGGTCGCGATCGTCACCGAGTCGTTCCTGCCCCATGTCAACGGCGTCACCCGGTCGGTGATCCAGGTGCTGCGCCACCTGGTCACTGCAGGCCACGAGGCCCATGTGCTCACACCGGGCGACCCCCCGCTCTCGTGCGAGGGGGTGCCCGTCACCGGACTCCCGTCGCTCGCTCTGCCCGGCTACCCGCAGGTGCGGGTGTCCCTCGCCACGGCCACCCGCGTCGGCCGTGAGCTGACCCGCCTGCGACCCGACGTCGTCCACCTCGCATCGCCGTTCGTGCTGGGCGGCCCGGTGGTGCGGGCGGCAGCCGCCCTCGACGTCCCCGTCGTCGCCGTCTACCAGACCGACATCCCCGGCTACGCGGCCCAGTACAACGTCGCCGCCGTCACCGGTGCGGCCTGGCGCCGCGTCGTCTCGATCCACGAGCGTGCGGAGGTCACGTTGGCCCCCACCGCGACCGTCGCTCGCTCCCTCGAGGCTCACGGCGTTCCTCGCGTGCAGGTCTGGCCCCGCGGGGTCGACACCGAGGCGTTCCACCCCGGCCGTCGTCGGCGCGACGCACCCGCCCCGCCGGTGCGCGTGGGCTTCGTCGGACGCCTGGCGCTCGAGAAGCACGTCGAGCACCTCGCCGCCGTCGCCGACCTCCCCGGTGTCGAGCTGGTCGTCGTCGGCGACGGTCCAGAGCGCGAGTCGCTCGAGCAGGCCCTGCCCACAGCGCGGTTCACCGGTCTGCTCACCGGGGCCCAGCTCTCGCGGGAGACCGCCGACTTCGACATCGCCGTGCAGACGGGCCCGCACGAGACCTTCTGCCAGGCCGCCCAGGAAGCCATGGCCAGCGGCGTGCCCGTGGTCGCCGTCGGTGCCGGCGGCCTGCTCGACCTCGTCGACAACAGCCGCACCGGCTGGCTCTACGAGCCCGGCGACCTCGGGGGTCTACGGGCCCACGTCGCCGACCTCGCGGGCGACCGGCGCAAGCGGGAGGCCATGGGCGCCGCCGCGCACGAGTCGGTGCGCCACCGCACCTGGGAGAGCGTCTGCGCGGACCTCGTCGAGCACTACGAGGCCGTCCGCTCCGTGAGGGCCCGGCGCACCTGA
- a CDS encoding DUF3073 domain-containing protein yields the protein MGRGRAKAKQTKVARELKYFSPNTDFSSLERELHTSTSRDTDHRSDVDDVEEHDDYSKWASGDG from the coding sequence ATGGGGCGCGGCCGGGCGAAGGCCAAGCAGACCAAGGTCGCTCGGGAGCTGAAGTATTTCTCTCCCAACACCGACTTCAGTTCGCTTGAGCGAGAACTCCACACTTCGACGTCCAGAGACACCGACCACCGGTCGGATGTCGATGACGTCGAAGAGCACGACGACTACAGCAAGTGGGCGTCGGGCGACGGCTGA
- a CDS encoding BldC family transcriptional regulator, with protein sequence MAIDTQEHEKLLTPAEVAAMFRVDPKTVTRWAKAGKLTAIRTLGGHRRYLESEVSRLLGSH encoded by the coding sequence ATGGCCATTGACACACAGGAACACGAGAAGCTGCTGACGCCAGCAGAGGTTGCGGCCATGTTCCGCGTGGACCCGAAGACGGTCACACGCTGGGCGAAGGCAGGCAAGCTGACGGCGATCCGCACCCTCGGTGGACACCGGCGATACCTCGAGAGCGAGGTCAGCCGGCTGCTCGGTTCCCACTGA
- a CDS encoding glycerophosphodiester phosphodiesterase family protein: MTRYGSETGPLAVAHRGGAGLGPENSHAAFSLSVALGVRYLETDVRLTADGRLACFHDTRLERVTGAPGRVRSHSVEQLRRLRIARRELIPTIDELLDWFPDRRIMVDVKDRDAVGPLVEAIRRAGAADRVCVAGAWDPWLREVRRELPGVTTALGWSALSALVLAARTGIRPCSALSTGEFAHVPWALVRRPGVLPRLVDMAAALRVRIAVWTVDDAPTMHHVLDRGVDAVITDRPDLLRDVLVARGQWTGTVSPLDARR; encoded by the coding sequence ATGACCCGCTACGGCTCCGAGACGGGACCCCTCGCCGTCGCTCATCGGGGCGGCGCGGGTCTCGGCCCCGAGAACTCCCACGCAGCCTTCTCGCTGTCGGTCGCCCTCGGAGTCAGGTACCTCGAGACCGACGTGCGGCTCACGGCCGACGGGCGGCTGGCGTGCTTCCACGACACCCGGCTCGAGCGCGTGACCGGTGCTCCCGGTCGGGTGCGGTCGCACTCGGTCGAGCAGCTGCGTCGCCTGCGCATCGCGCGCCGTGAGCTCATCCCGACGATCGACGAGCTGCTCGACTGGTTCCCCGACCGGCGGATCATGGTCGACGTCAAGGACCGCGACGCGGTCGGCCCGCTGGTCGAGGCGATCCGGCGGGCGGGCGCCGCGGACCGCGTCTGCGTCGCCGGCGCCTGGGACCCGTGGCTGCGCGAGGTGCGGCGTGAGCTGCCCGGGGTGACCACGGCGCTCGGATGGAGTGCCCTGTCGGCACTCGTGCTCGCCGCGCGCACCGGCATACGACCCTGCTCTGCGCTGTCCACCGGCGAGTTCGCCCACGTGCCATGGGCGCTCGTCCGCCGGCCGGGAGTGCTGCCCCGTCTCGTCGACATGGCGGCGGCGCTGCGGGTGCGCATCGCCGTGTGGACCGTCGACGACGCCCCGACCATGCACCACGTGCTCGACCGCGGTGTCGACGCCGTCATCACCGACCGCCCCGACCTGTTGCGTGATGTGCTGGTCGCCCGCGGTCAGTGGACCGGCACCGTCTCCCCTCTCGACGCGAGGCGCTGA